Part of the Prunus dulcis chromosome 8, ALMONDv2, whole genome shotgun sequence genome is shown below.
GTTTTTAACATATACTTTCTCCTGAGAGTGCCTTTTCTTTAACTTCCCGTCTCTCTATTTAGACTTTTGAGTATCTCTCTATCtaacttcctcttcttctagCAGAAAATCTTATTGGGAAAGGAGGATGCAACCTTGTGTTCAAGGGAACTCTTGCAGATGGCAAGCAAGTGGCAGTAAAGCTGATGAAGTCATCCAAAGAAGCATGGACGGATTTTGCCCATGAAGTTGATATCGTCTCCTCATTGAAGCACGAACACATTTTGCCTCTGCTTGGTTTCTGCATTGAAGACAATGTTCTAATCTCTGTTTATGATTTCTTGCCTAAAGGAAGCTTAGAGGGAAATTTACATGGTAAAGTTTAACTAATCTAGTCCTCTTCCATTTGCTTGGTAAAAATTGTCATAAACCATGTTGATTTCAAAATGAAAGGTGATGCAGGCAAGAACATAGGCAAATCCGTATTGCCGTGGGAAGTCAGATTTAATGTTGCTGTTGGGATTGCTGAATCCCTCAATTACCTGCACAACGAATGTTCTCCACCGGTTATTCACAGAGATGTCAAGTCttcaaacattcttctcaccAAAGAGTTTGTACCACAGGTACTGGTTAACCAAATGGTGTTTAAAACATGATCACAACCTTATGACATTGGCTAATTGGTTGCATCTATGTGACAGTTATCTGATTTTGGCCTTGCAATTTGGGGACCAACAACTACATCTTTTCTGACTGAATGTGATGTGGTTGGAACATTTGGTTATCTTGCTCCTGAATATTTCATGTATGGAAAGATCAGTGACAAGATTGATGTCTATGCCTTTGGTGTGGTCCTGCTTGAATTATTATCaggaagaaaaccaattggctCTGAGACTCCCAAGGAACAAGAAAGCTTGGTCATGTGGGTAAGAGCCACCTCCatattttgattgtttttatttgattcCTTGTAACTATCTTGGATAAATTACATTGAATTACATCTCAGGCAAAGCCTAAAATAGATAGAGGGGATGTAAAAGACATACTGGATCCAAGTTTGGGTGGAAAGTTTGATGAGGTTCAGTTGCTGAGAATGGTTCATGCAGCAAAACTCTGCATCACACGCTCAGCTCGGCTTCGTCCTAAAATGAGTGCGGTATGAAAATGTCATATTCTTATTAATATGTAGGCAATAGGTTTCTGTTTGTATTACTGTAAATGAATTCCAAGTTTCATGCTCTTCTTTTCCTCAGATTCTGAAGCTCCTGAAAGGGGATTCAGATGTTGAAAAGCAAGTGAACTCTCAATCTTTTGATCTGGAGGATTCAGAAATCCATGAcgataatgatgatgatgaagtttATCCAAATTCATGTGCGGCGTCACATTTGGGTCTCGCACTGCTTGATGTCGATGATGATACAACATCATTCAGTAATGTGGAGCGGAGCAACAGCGTTTCTTGGGAAGAATATTTGAAGGGAAGGTGGAGCAGATCATCAAGCTTTGACTAGCTTCTTTTGTACTCTCTTgaattctttttctcttgttttgtAAGTTTGTCACATACTTGTGCAGACATGAAATTAGCATCTGTACAGCGTAGGGGAAGAAAAATATGTGCACCCAATGGTGGGGTGGATTGTAGATGTAAATAAAATCTAGAAGTGATAGTGTGAAAAGGATGGAAATCTGTAGCTTGTTAGCTTGTCAGAAACTCGGTTTTTCAACATAATCACAGAATGAGATGGAATCTGTAGCTTGTGGGAAATTCAGTTTTCAGCATATGGTTTATCTTGCCAGATGGAGGTGAACATATTTCCTCCACACAGGTATGAATAAAAACAACAGTTTCCAATGATCTACATGGTTCTGCATAAATgatcaaaatctttaaaatatCAATCTGCAAGTAATTACCACATTAAGGAAAGTCCAATTGTAAAAGAAATCAGATATCTGAATTCAGGGTTAATCTTACTTCGATCCgattatattaaaacaaaccAGCTTACAAAATGGCATGAGTTTCTCACACTCATTCCTAAAATAGCATTGTAAATGGATAGCACAAATGATCATTGATagcttcaattttcttttttgtgtcatTCCTGAGTGACACTCCATCATAGAGCCACTGTTGATCTTGATCATTAAATTCACTGCTTGGATTCTCCAAGGGAGGAGGAACCCAATTCAAAACCAATTCTTTAAATCGTGATTCTATCTGCAGAGAACCATTTTGAGAGAAGCTGGGTACAAGAACAGCGTCAGCCTTCTCATCAGCTATAGAAGTTTCCTTAAACTTCTCTTGCACAGCAGTGTCTGTCTGTGTGGGAGTTGAACAAACTGGTTTTCTATATAGCACTTGATCCAGCCATTTTTTCAGTTGAAAAAGACATGGCAAGAGAAGATCAACGTCTGCATGAAGGGAGCAAACCCAACAAGCACAGAAGCTTCCAGAAGAGTCATGTTTCCCCTCAAATTTCTTGGGCTGCTTAACCTCTCCAGTGAGattatcttttcttattttactgTCAGTTGTTTCTTGAACTTTCTTCTCTCCATCAATCTTGTGCCCCTTATCCTGCAGATTTGGCCTTTTCTGCTTAATCTCTAcattttcctttctcttcctcttctctttcctcctcctcatattttccttctttccttCCTTATCAGCCTCCACCTTTCCTCTGTTCAGCTTCAGAACACGAGAAGAACCAGCATTATAAGAAATTATGAGATCAAAAGTAAAGAAGAATATCAAGCGAAAGAGATGAGAACATGGgatgtaaaaacaaaaaacaaaaatgccaAATAGATGAAACAAAGCAGATAAAAACTATAGGCTTTGGAGTTTGAAACTGATATCTAAGAGAAAGAATtcaacccttttttttctttttctatgcACTATCTTAAATATGTATGCAGAAGACTATATGCACCAAATACCATGAGAGCATAAATTGCTTGCTTGGTAAACAAACCTTGATCAGTTCTATAAGAGCTTGTCCACCCACACCCTTCCACAAGTAACCTGGTGGAGGGAACGGCATGCACCGATacattaattttgatgttaaaGACAGTCCATAACCTTTTTTCTTGTGGTCTGTTCAAGGGTTCAATCAGAAACGCATGCTAATATGGCATGGCAATAAAATTGTGACTGAATCATATTGAAAGTCTAAACCCCACAATTCGTATGAAAGTTGAAAGCCCATTCATGTCATATTACTGAATCCTTGCTCAACATCCAACGATAAGAAGACGAattagttttccttttatttcaaattcatgaaaaagaGAGTGAGATTCGAACTCTTGCCGTAAGTGCAGTGGAATAAGCGTTCCACCATTGAAAAAGCTCGAAAGCCGGCCCAAAACAGGAAGACAGGGCTGAAACCAAAGAAGGAGGCGGGCCTAAAAGCCCGAGACccaaaatcaaacataaaaaacATGATATGTACAAAACAAttgataattatttttgtaacAAGAACCTGTCTAtgttggtttcatatataaaacaatttgaaaaggATGGAAGGATAATGTCGCAACACTCTACATCAACCTAAAGTCAAACAAGCATCATCTCTCTAAAATATTCTTAGCATTTTCATTCCAGCATGAAAGAGAAcgttttctcttttctcccTCAACTTCAATCAAACGAGAGTATCATTTTCAACTAtcataatatttattaaaaataaaataaaataaaaaacaggaTTAACACTGCATTGCATATGACGAACTTCTCTGTTTATTATTTTCGTTTgtggtagtttaaaaaaattggaaagtggttttaacaaaaatttcagtGTTCTTTTAAGAAAACCGCTTCTTttttatggaatttggatGCATGGATGCTCTTAATTACTTGAGTTATAAACCCTTTGCAAGAAAATCGTTTCTAACAAAAGAAGCAATTCCAATAGAGTTAAAACTGCAATCAGTTGTCAACAGAGTCAAGCTTAGTGGAAAAAGACTTTGACTTGCAGACAAAAGGTCTCAAGTTATAATCTCCACGACATCTTATtagttgtgtgtgtatgtgtgtatgtgtgtctGAGAGAAATCGTCCTCCCTTTTAGTTTATAATACCGCTTgtactccaaaaaaaaaggcaatAAGTTTTCTTGGGCCTTGTATTGGGCTGTACCAGGCCTAAGCAAAAATGTTCTTCTCAGGTTTCCGGGTCGCACGTGAGGTCTATAGCATATAGCAGTGCCATTGTATCCATATGCAACCAGAGTCGCAAAATCACAGGGTGCTAAATATGCAGCACACGATCTATTCAGTTAACGGCCAGGATCAACATTCACCACAACATTTATCTTCTCAATCGTTACAAGTTTCCATATAACCCTAGTGCCTGACGTACGAGATAATTATTCcccaaatattttaatttccgATTTTCTTAAATACCTATATATATTGCGAGAGCGAGGACATTTCCGCAGTGTCATCTGACTTTTGAAACAGAGGTGAGTTTCGCGGAATCTCTGAGCCACTTGACAATCCGTGGTATGTTcatctttttggttttttcacgTCAAGATGTTGCCATGTTTGTCTCTCTAGAGTTTTCGCTATAGctttgtctctctctttgtcaCTGGCTCTCTGTGTTCCCTAGGGTTCCATTATCAAATCCTTTAACTTTTTGCTCTTTTCCTTGTTTATGTCAGCCACATAACTTTAATCGCAGGGAATAATTCTTTAATTCATCTTTTAGCTTTTGAATCCTCCATACTATTTGTTCATTTGGGCTGAAAATCTTTGGTTTTCAGCCAATTTAACTGATGATTAGACTTTGGGCAGATGAAATCTCATCTGGGTCGTGATTGAATTGGGAGATTAGTTTTGAACTACAAGTGTCCATCTGGGTTTCTCTGGTTTCCGTCGATAAGAGTAGAGGGCTCGAAACTTCATCTGGGTGGAGGCCAAAAGTTTGAAATTTTGCTACTGTTTCACTCAATTGGAACTTTTTGCTCTTAGATCTTCGTGTTCTTTGCCTAAATGGAGGACGGAGAGCTCGATTTTTCGAACCAAGAGATGTTTTCGGGTCCAAACATGGGGGGTGAACATCCGAGTAGTTGCTCAATGGACAGCTTCTTTGATGACCTTCTTAAGGACACTCATGCTTGCACTCACACCCACACTTGCAACCCACCTGGCCCTGACTACTCTCATACACACACTTGCTTTCATGTACACACTAAAATCGTGTCTTCAGCAACAGGAAGTGAAGACAAGGCTGGAACTGATGACACTGCTGAATCTGGGGAAAAGAAATCGAAGAAACGTCCTTTAGGTAATCGAGAAGCAGTTCGTAAGTACCGCGAGAAGAAGAAGGCACGGGCAGCGTCTTTGGAGGATGAAGTTGTGAGATTGAGAACTCTGAATCAGCAGTTGTTGAAGAGGTTGCAAGGTCAGGCTGCATTGGAGGCTGAGATTGCGAGGCTCAAGTGTTTGCTTGTGGACATTCGAggaagaattgaaggagaaattgGATCTTTTCCATATCAGAAATCAGTGAATCCCAACCTGCCCAACCCAAACATCCCCAGTGCGTATGTGATGAATCCATGTAATCTACAGCGTGATGATCAGCTTTATTGTCTTCATCAAGGGGCTGATGGAAAATGTGGAGATGGGGCGGTGATGAATGGGCAAGGATTTAGCGGTTGTGATATTGAGAATCTTCAGTGTTTAGTAAATCAGGATGGAGGATACAAGGAGCTTTCTGGTTGTGGACTTGGAAATGGGGTGTCAAATGGTAATTCTTCTGCCACAAATAAGAGGAAGGGTGAGACATAAGATTCCTTAACCTAAATGGCGTATTTTTATGACTACTTTACATTAGTTAGTCGGCTAATTGGAGTTATTTATATGGTTTTATATTCATATCTGTTATCTCATATATGTTTCCTGTTCTATTGTTATAGTTGGGTTTTAATCATGAGCAATTCTGCATGTTTGATATACACAGAACTTGTCTCATGAGTCTTTTGTGCATGCATTGACAAGATGGTTCTCTAGGGCACTACATCTAGTTGTAAAGGATTATTTTCATTGAGCCCTGATGAAATCAGTTGCATTCGGAATTGGGTGGTACTTTATGAAGTCTTTtaagattttcttttatttgtttcccCTCGATGTTTGGATGGTTGGAATACAAATTTTTGTGCCTGTAATGTTGTAGTTAgcatatttcttttcaaattcatGAATAACGCACAACTCATCTTGGTGTTTGTGTTGTTACATGTCTGAAATTTATCATAATTAGCTATAACCTTTAAAAGGATTGGCTAAATTATCCTAGTTTGTGAAATCTTCTCTGTAAACTTGGCTTTCTCCTGGAAGATTGAATTTATCATAAGAGTTGGAGGATGTTCTTATTCCGTTCTGTTCAGGACCCTTTACTCTGTGGAGAAAAGTGGATCATGAGATAGAGCTGGAATTGGAGACTTCTTaactacaaaaaataaaagaagagttCAGTAGGAGGAAGTACAAAAGAGTCAATAAAGGGTTTGCATGTCATGCTGCTAGACAAAGACTTGCACTTGTTTTGGCTGGctgtataaaaaaatcatctctATTGATTCGGTAATTGGCAAATTGGGGTTGGTTAAGCCCTTTATATTATGAGTTAAACATTGTGCATTACGAGTTGTTATCTTCCTCCTGGGCAGGTGGCTGAAGATTCTTCTTTTGTTGACCTTGAAATGAATAGACCTGAATACAGcttttggaacttggaagtGTGCAATTCTTTTCACTGATTAGATGGTGTTTGTCTTTTTAGGAGGGGCTCGAGCCGCAGCAGCAAACTGAAGGGCTGAGGAAGGAAGCAGTGTCATTATCCCCAAGAGTACATATATTGCCCTGCAATAAGTAGTTTTTCAAACTGCAGCATCAGCTCTCCATCAGGtcgttttgtgtttttggttaaatttttttttctatttcttgaGCCATTTGTTTGGTTCTTTGCAAGGGATGGTTTATTTACGTAAAGCTGAAGTTTTGCTGGATCTGCTGTTATTTTGTTCAAGTTATAATATGAGTTGGCATGTGCTGTAGTGCTGTAAACTTAGTTTATGTGTAGCCAGTGAAACTTATGGCAGAGACAACTTAATGGTCTTCAATGAAGCTCAACTTCCTTTAGGATTAACCTTCTGATAGTCTTAGGCTACATATATCAGTCAAATTACCTTTGGTTCATGTAACTTTGcgaaattttcatttcaatatgCTATAAGTAGTTCTACATccattctttctctttctgagCCACATGAATTCTTGATTGCTGAATTACAGACCGTAGAGAAGGTGGCATGTGATTTCTATCATGTTTCAGTACTATGAGGTGTAAACAGGTGAGTCACAATAATCACTTTGTGAGATCCAAATTTGTGATCTGTGTGGAAGCTTGCGTAGTTTCCGGCTTTTGTTGGTTTACTGTTTCTCTTCATCAAAATAACTTAAGAGCTTAGCATTTTGGTGAAAAGGAataaaaagaatgcatttgtGGGTGACTGACTAGCGGATAAATTTCACAGTACATTGTCCTTGGGTGATGCATCTGGCCATTGTGCATGTCAGTGGACACCCTATTTCCACCATTGACGATGGCAAGGAGAATCTCTGTAGGTTCCTTGCCTTTGGATGGTCAGTATGTGCTTCTGCTAACCAACTTATTTTTAGTGACCTGGATGCAAGTGTAGACAGTGGGCTTTTAATATTCGCTGGTGAATTTATTAtagttcattctcatctatatgATGGGTAATATCATTAGAGAGAAAAGTGAAAAGAGTTGGTGTATATTGATATCCCCACTAACGGGATTTTGATCATTG
Proteins encoded:
- the LOC117637092 gene encoding basic leucine zipper 23 isoform X2, whose translation is MEDGELDFSNQEMFSGPNMGGEHPSSCSMDSFFDDLLKDTHACTHTHTCNPPGPDYSHTHTCFHVHTKIVSSATGSEDKAGTDDTAESGEKKSKKRPLGNREAVRKYREKKKARAASLEDEVVRLRTLNQQLLKRLQGQAALEAEIARLKCLLVDIRGRIEGEIGSFPYQKSVNPNLPNPNIPSAYVMNPCNLQRDDQLYCLHQGADGKCGDGAVMNGQGFSGCDIENLQCLVNQDGGYKELSGCGLGNGVSNGNSSATNKRKGG
- the LOC117637092 gene encoding basic leucine zipper 23 isoform X1, coding for MEDGELDFSNQEMFSGPNMGGEHPSSCSMDSFFDDLLKDTHACTHTHTCNPPGPDYSHTHTCFHVHTKIVSSATGSEDKAGTDDTAESGEKKSKKRPLGNREAVRKYREKKKARAASLEDEVVRLRTLNQQLLKRLQGQAALEAEIARLKCLLVDIRGRIEGEIGSFPYQKSVNPNLPNPNIPSAYVMNPCNLQRDDQLYCLHQGADGKCGDGAVMNGQGFSGCDIENLQCLVNQDGGYKELSGCGLGNGVSNGNSSATNKRKGGARAAAAN
- the LOC117612239 gene encoding probable serine/threonine-protein kinase PBL5 isoform X1, with the translated sequence MILEEVFKDLIKKKKKKKKNVVLVGIPIGSQSRELLGWALVKVAEPGDCVIAVHVCRSSDFASKAKTILDGYLEGYEGLCDMKKVDLTTQVLTGRSIQKALVREAKDHATLAIVVGTSKPNTLGGWDSTAKFCANKLPPTTDVVAIHNGKIVFRRCTSNQLPGFTGDPRPSLSQIENLTSKGSSSEFGDFEEDTETVKSFSDMAQSSQDGSKHSSEDLKNEHKRVPCRSTSLGAGEHVGKSLGWPLLRRATSANPQFPAPRDMSVVQWVMSLPDRSPQQSPQCSTIKENPFERGISDIVDEVIKDSCSGLDELPEKLKRLLETNSSGCRWFSHEVLKNSTSQFSSENLIGKGGCNLVFKGTLADGKQVAVKLMKSSKEAWTDFAHEVDIVSSLKHEHILPLLGFCIEDNVLISVYDFLPKGSLEGNLHGDAGKNIGKSVLPWEVRFNVAVGIAESLNYLHNECSPPVIHRDVKSSNILLTKEFVPQLSDFGLAIWGPTTTSFLTECDVVGTFGYLAPEYFMYGKISDKIDVYAFGVVLLELLSGRKPIGSETPKEQESLVMWAKPKIDRGDVKDILDPSLGGKFDEVQLLRMVHAAKLCITRSARLRPKMSAILKLLKGDSDVEKQVNSQSFDLEDSEIHDDNDDDEVYPNSCAASHLGLALLDVDDDTTSFSNVERSNSVSWEEYLKGRWSRSSSFD
- the LOC117637092 gene encoding basic leucine zipper 23 isoform X4 — protein: MEDGELDFSNQEMFSGPNMGGEHPSSCSMDSFFDDLLKDTHACTHTHTCNPPGPDYSHTHTCFHVHTKIVSSATGSEDKAGTDDTAESGEKKSKKRPLGNREAVRKYREKKKARAASLEDEVVRLRTLNQQLLKRLQGQAALEAEIARLKCLLVDIRGRIEGEIGSFPYQKSVNPNLPNPNIPSAYVMNPCNLQRDDQLYCLHQGADGKCGDGAVMNGQGFSGCDIENLQCLVNQDGGYKELSGCGLGNGVSNGG
- the LOC117637092 gene encoding basic leucine zipper 23 isoform X3; this encodes MEDGELDFSNQEMFSGPNMGGEHPSSCSMDSFFDDLLKDTHACTHTHTCNPPGPDYSHTHTCFHVHTKIVSSATGSEDKAGTDDTAESGEKKSKKRPLGNREAVRKYREKKKARAASLEDEVVRLRTLNQQLLKRLQGQAALEAEIARLKCLLVDIRGRIEGEIGSFPYQKSVNPNLPNPNIPSAYVMNPCNLQRDDQLYCLHQGADGKCGDGAVMNGQGFSGCDIENLQCLVNQDGGYKELSGCGLGNGVSNGGARAAAAN
- the LOC117612239 gene encoding probable serine/threonine-protein kinase PBL5 isoform X2, giving the protein MILEEVFKDLIKKKKKKKKNVVLVGIPIGSQSRELLGWALVKVAEPGDCVIAVHVCRSSDFASKAKTILDGYLEGYEGLCDMKKVDLTTQVLTGRSIQKALVREAKDHATLAIVVGTSKPNTLGGWDSTAKFCANKLPPTTDVVAIHNGKIVFRRCTSNQLPGFTGDPRPSLSQIENLTSKGSSSEFGDFEEDTETVKSFSDMAQSSQDGSKHSSEDLKNEHKRVPCRSTSLGAGEHVGKSLGWPLLRRATSANPQFPAPRDMSVVQWVMSLPDRSPQQSPQCSTIKENPFERGISDIVDEVIKDSCSGLDELPEKLKRLLETNSSGCRWFSHEVLKNSTSQFSSENLIGKGGCNLVFKGTLADGKQVAVKLMKSSKEAWTDFAHEVDIVSSLKHEHILPLLGFCIEDNVLISVYDFLPKGSLEGNLHGKNIGKSVLPWEVRFNVAVGIAESLNYLHNECSPPVIHRDVKSSNILLTKEFVPQLSDFGLAIWGPTTTSFLTECDVVGTFGYLAPEYFMYGKISDKIDVYAFGVVLLELLSGRKPIGSETPKEQESLVMWAKPKIDRGDVKDILDPSLGGKFDEVQLLRMVHAAKLCITRSARLRPKMSAILKLLKGDSDVEKQVNSQSFDLEDSEIHDDNDDDEVYPNSCAASHLGLALLDVDDDTTSFSNVERSNSVSWEEYLKGRWSRSSSFD